In Paraburkholderia phenazinium, the following are encoded in one genomic region:
- a CDS encoding collagen-like triple helix repeat-containing protein, with the protein MNIQTANLTVRATLIAATVAAMLSLSACGGSGTLSSGTGGSGSGSDGGALSTTSGGMGATSGGSDGSGSGSGSGTTTSSNTGGGTTTTGGGSTTTATANALGTVAGNTGNIVSNVGSTVSGIGSVIGSQSLPGVSTATTQAAAGIVDNVGAAVSTLGNGLTAGLGQLGTGGNAIGTTVSSLGGVVGNVGGAVTSTGNLVTSLGSGALAPLAPVTSPLGGVIDTLGGAVTNGGSTLTTALSTGPVEQVTQTLSTAITPITSMVASTTETVGTATGLGAPLSGLLSTVGNGLGKVGSTIASAGGNPVTTGLGGVVTSTGTTVTSVGGLLTGGSTNPLAPLTGLLGSLGSVAGGTSSSGPLSPLTGLLGSLGSVAGGTSSSSPLAPLTGLLGSLGSVAGGTSSSNPLAPVTGLLSSLTSTLSGASGGSGSPLAPVTSLVSSLTGTLSSASGGSSSPLAPVTGLLSTVTGTLGSATTTASNATKSTTTTASTGLVSGLTSTSGGGAVGSLLSPVTSLVGGLLGGIAKK; encoded by the coding sequence ATGAACATTCAAACGGCTAATCTCACGGTACGGGCAACATTGATCGCGGCAACGGTGGCAGCGATGCTGTCGTTGAGCGCTTGCGGGGGCTCGGGAACCTTGAGTTCGGGGACGGGGGGCAGCGGTAGCGGCAGTGACGGGGGCGCACTGTCGACGACCAGCGGTGGCATGGGCGCAACATCCGGCGGCTCGGACGGTTCGGGTTCGGGCTCGGGTTCGGGGACGACCACGAGCAGCAACACCGGCGGCGGCACCACCACGACGGGCGGCGGTTCGACCACCACTGCAACCGCAAATGCACTCGGCACCGTAGCCGGCAACACGGGCAATATCGTCAGCAACGTTGGCTCGACGGTCTCGGGCATCGGCTCGGTGATCGGCTCGCAATCTCTTCCGGGCGTCAGCACGGCAACCACTCAAGCGGCTGCCGGCATCGTGGACAACGTGGGCGCAGCCGTCTCCACGCTCGGCAATGGTCTCACTGCAGGTCTCGGCCAGCTCGGCACCGGCGGCAACGCGATCGGCACCACGGTATCGAGCCTCGGCGGCGTGGTCGGCAATGTCGGCGGCGCGGTCACCAGCACCGGCAATCTCGTGACGAGCCTCGGCAGCGGCGCACTCGCCCCGCTCGCACCCGTGACGTCGCCGCTCGGCGGCGTGATCGACACACTCGGCGGCGCCGTCACCAACGGCGGCAGCACCCTGACCACGGCACTCTCGACCGGTCCGGTCGAGCAGGTCACGCAAACGCTCAGCACGGCCATCACGCCGATCACCTCGATGGTTGCGTCCACAACCGAAACCGTCGGCACGGCTACCGGTCTCGGCGCACCGCTCAGCGGCCTGCTGTCGACCGTCGGCAACGGCCTGGGCAAGGTCGGCAGCACGATCGCCTCGGCCGGCGGCAACCCGGTCACGACCGGTCTCGGCGGTGTCGTCACCAGCACCGGCACAACGGTGACCTCGGTGGGCGGTCTGCTGACGGGCGGCAGCACGAACCCGCTCGCACCGTTGACCGGTCTGCTCGGCAGCCTCGGTTCAGTGGCCGGCGGCACCTCCAGCAGCGGCCCGCTCTCCCCGTTGACCGGCCTGCTCGGCAGCCTCGGTTCAGTGGCCGGCGGCACCTCCAGCAGCAGCCCGCTCGCCCCGCTGACCGGCCTGCTCGGCAGCCTCGGTTCAGTAGCCGGCGGCACCTCCAGCAGCAACCCGCTCGCGCCCGTCACCGGTCTCCTCTCGAGCCTGACCAGCACGCTTAGCGGCGCCAGCGGCGGCAGCGGCAGCCCGCTCGCGCCCGTCACCAGCCTCGTCTCGAGCCTGACCGGCACGCTCAGCAGCGCCAGCGGCGGCAGCAGCAGCCCGCTCGCTCCGGTCACGGGCCTCCTGTCCACGGTCACCGGTACGCTCGGCAGCGCCACCACGACCGCCAGCAACGCGACCAAGAGCACCACCACGACCGCATCGACCGGCCTCGTCAGCGGCCTGACGTCGACGAGCGGCGGCGGCGCGGTGGGCAGCCTGTTGTCGCCCGTGACGTCGCTGGTCGGCGGTCTGCTCGGCGGGATTGCGAAAAAGTAA
- a CDS encoding Flp family type IVb pilin — protein sequence MKKFTTRFLRDNKGVTAIEYGLIAGLIALAIVGTITTVGTDLSGLFSTIASKIPTT from the coding sequence ATGAAAAAGTTCACTACAAGATTCCTGAGAGATAACAAAGGGGTGACGGCAATCGAGTACGGTCTGATTGCCGGTTTGATCGCACTTGCGATCGTTGGCACGATCACCACTGTGGGTACCGATCTGAGCGGCTTGTTCAGTACCATCGCCAGCAAGATTCCGACTACGTAA